From a single Planctellipticum variicoloris genomic region:
- a CDS encoding DUF1207 domain-containing protein: protein MVMRWRLVAAYLAAWVTVSSAASLPGQDDPFLVGDGVGGTFVTHPELLTDDSVRGSWLDSVREDFRPQDFPDEPWGWHLLPEGLLYKSYIAGEKEPRMSTAFLHETGGETLWDSALGGRVGLARFGTARGIQPEGFQIDVEGAALLRMQPQEERDVMSVDFRAGVPLTYREGPFQAKLAYYHISSHVGDEYLIKNPGYVRNNYSRDAFVLGGGWFPIDPLRLYAEVGWSFYGTGGDKPWEFQTGFEWSSNRPTGIRGEPYLAVNAQFRETVDWNGSINVMAGWQWRGRESDHVFRAGMQYFNGPNSQYVFLNDHQQLIGAGIRYDY from the coding sequence ATGGTCATGCGATGGCGGCTGGTGGCCGCGTATCTGGCCGCCTGGGTGACGGTCTCCAGTGCAGCCAGTCTCCCCGGTCAGGACGATCCGTTTCTGGTCGGCGACGGGGTGGGCGGGACGTTCGTCACACACCCGGAGCTACTCACGGACGACTCCGTCCGCGGCTCGTGGCTGGACTCGGTCCGCGAGGACTTTCGTCCGCAGGATTTTCCCGACGAGCCCTGGGGATGGCACCTGCTCCCCGAGGGGTTGCTGTATAAGTCGTATATCGCGGGCGAAAAAGAACCGCGGATGTCGACAGCGTTTCTGCACGAGACCGGCGGAGAAACGCTGTGGGACAGTGCGCTGGGCGGGCGAGTTGGTCTGGCGCGTTTCGGGACAGCGCGAGGCATTCAGCCCGAGGGCTTTCAGATCGACGTCGAAGGAGCCGCGCTGCTGCGAATGCAGCCTCAGGAAGAACGGGACGTCATGTCGGTCGACTTTCGAGCGGGCGTCCCCCTGACCTACCGCGAAGGGCCGTTCCAGGCCAAACTCGCCTACTATCACATCAGTTCGCACGTGGGGGACGAGTACCTGATCAAGAATCCTGGCTACGTGCGGAATAACTACAGCCGCGACGCGTTTGTGCTTGGCGGCGGCTGGTTCCCGATCGATCCGCTACGACTGTACGCGGAGGTCGGCTGGTCGTTCTATGGCACGGGCGGCGATAAACCGTGGGAGTTCCAGACAGGTTTCGAATGGAGTTCGAACCGGCCGACAGGAATCCGCGGGGAGCCCTATCTGGCGGTCAACGCCCAATTTCGGGAGACGGTCGACTGGAACGGCTCCATCAACGTCATGGCCGGCTGGCAGTGGCGCGGTCGCGAGAGCGATCACGTCTTTCGGGCGGGAATGCAATACTTCAACGGCCCGAATTCCCAGTACGTCTTTCTGAACGACCACCAGCAACTGATCGGGGCGGGGATTCGCTACGACTATTAG
- a CDS encoding response regulator transcription factor: protein MQPVIFLIDGDRELRAWLAGLVGSVGGQVSGFDRLAQFLAEVGQNERGCVAMDMPRGEAGASMKMLRQRGYRQPVLALAEDGTIADAVAAIKAGADDFLLKPPNAQVMLEALQSAWRSELERAERSRQIEQWRDRFACLSPREHEVLRCIIKGQISKEIGFELGISSRTVDAHRSAILRKLGGARISELVAMYMLIDTESSAASLALPAQS from the coding sequence GTGCAGCCAGTCATCTTTCTGATTGACGGCGATCGAGAGCTGCGGGCCTGGCTGGCTGGGCTGGTCGGCAGCGTCGGCGGACAGGTTTCAGGCTTCGACCGTCTCGCCCAGTTTCTAGCCGAAGTCGGGCAGAATGAGCGCGGCTGCGTGGCGATGGACATGCCGCGCGGCGAAGCCGGCGCATCCATGAAGATGCTCCGCCAACGCGGTTACCGTCAGCCAGTGCTGGCGCTCGCCGAAGATGGAACCATTGCCGACGCCGTTGCAGCCATCAAGGCGGGCGCCGACGATTTTCTGCTGAAACCCCCCAACGCGCAGGTCATGCTTGAGGCGTTGCAGTCGGCTTGGCGGAGCGAGTTGGAACGTGCCGAACGAAGCCGTCAGATCGAGCAGTGGCGGGACCGGTTCGCCTGTCTGTCGCCGCGCGAGCACGAAGTCCTGCGCTGTATTATCAAGGGGCAGATCAGCAAGGAAATCGGTTTTGAGCTGGGGATTTCGTCGCGGACGGTGGATGCCCACCGCTCGGCGATTCTCCGTAAGCTCGGAGGCGCACGGATTTCCGAACTGGTCGCCATGTATATGCTGATCGACACGGAATCGTCAGCGGCCTCGCTGGCTTTGCCGGCCCAGTCCTGA
- a CDS encoding RNA polymerase sigma factor yields MRFGQLCAEFPSTDAFSFVKKDMESRSSSDVFACSGALIPSRAVVDCQSLGLEQDSGDRTICGRLTMSEFLENAGHEPTLMSGHEQFPTTVASLLNALHNQQDSAAWRQFSSRYADVLVCYCRRRGLQQADAEDISQQVLFAVSRQISNFQQQPDRGLFRSWLATIAIRAIWKQRRQSCRTSAGSLQDCEQLAEPSCQSWLADFNAAVLDASLNRICPEFTAEEWTAFCRVWQADEPCLEVAADICKSASWVYRTKYRILDRLKREIAVLAEDSAILSS; encoded by the coding sequence ATGAGATTCGGGCAACTTTGTGCGGAATTCCCGTCGACTGACGCTTTCAGCTTTGTAAAAAAAGATATGGAGAGCCGTTCGTCGTCCGACGTGTTCGCGTGTTCCGGGGCGTTAATCCCATCGCGTGCGGTGGTTGATTGTCAGTCACTGGGACTTGAACAAGACAGCGGCGATAGAACGATTTGTGGGCGCCTTACGATGTCTGAATTTCTCGAAAACGCAGGGCATGAGCCAACGTTGATGAGCGGGCACGAGCAGTTTCCGACCACCGTCGCATCTCTGTTAAATGCGCTGCACAACCAACAGGATTCCGCCGCGTGGCGCCAGTTCTCCAGTCGATATGCCGACGTTCTGGTCTGCTATTGCCGCCGACGCGGGCTTCAGCAGGCGGATGCCGAGGACATTTCGCAACAGGTGCTGTTTGCAGTCAGTCGTCAGATTTCGAACTTCCAGCAGCAGCCTGATCGCGGACTGTTCCGGTCCTGGCTGGCAACGATTGCGATTCGCGCGATCTGGAAGCAGCGGCGGCAGTCGTGCCGGACTTCGGCAGGGTCGCTGCAGGACTGCGAACAACTGGCCGAGCCGAGCTGTCAATCGTGGCTGGCGGATTTTAACGCGGCGGTGCTCGATGCCAGTCTGAATCGAATCTGTCCCGAGTTCACCGCTGAGGAATGGACGGCGTTCTGCCGCGTCTGGCAGGCCGACGAGCCTTGCTTGGAGGTTGCCGCCGACATCTGCAAATCGGCAAGTTGGGTCTATCGGACGAAGTACCGCATCCTGGACCGTCTGAAACGCGAGATCGCAGTTCTGGCGGAAGATTCGGCAATTCTCTCGAGTTGA